One genomic segment of Carassius auratus strain Wakin chromosome 29, ASM336829v1, whole genome shotgun sequence includes these proteins:
- the LOC113048656 gene encoding putative C-type lectin domain family 20 member A — protein sequence MTSLLVLLLLWAFPLSNAKGRLREFQLIKDNFTRVAAVNACRTKYTDLATVYDQQDNIDLKTLLIHITDGSNPSGWIGAEIGNSRCKKWSNGDEVTFRRDFTSYTDSRCASMSANGGWEFVTCNLTRHFMCYKQDVGRASYTLILETKTWFDAQLYCRENHTDLVSIHNEEENEQVKNEGNKSITPFWIGLLEDSVEWSDGGQSAYRNFTGEPSGHYIFLIKMGIGIKVKAAIIDIPYATVRQDFAKF from the exons ATGACCTCGCTGCTTGTGCTGCTGCTCCTCTGGG CTTTTCCTCTTTCAAATGCTAAAGGCCGACTAAGAGAATTCCAACTAATAAAGGATAACTTCACCAGAGTTGCTGCAGTGAATGCATGCAGAACAAAATACACTGACCTCGCCACAGTTTATGACCAACAAGACAATATAGACTTAAAGACACTGCTCATTCATATTACTGATGGATCCAACCCTAGTGGATGGATCGGTGCAGAGATAGGAAATAGTCGCTGTAAGAAATGGTCAAATGGTGATGAGGTCACATTTCGCAGAGACTTTACAAGTTATACAGATTCACGCTGTGCTTCTATGAGTGCAAATGGAGGCTGGGAATTTGTCACATGTAATTTGACAAGACACTTCATGTGTTATAAGCAAG ATGTTGGGCGAGCATCATACACGTTAATACTTGAAACTAAAACCTGGTTTGATGCTCAGCTGTACTGCAGAGAGAATCACACTGATTTAGTCAGCATCCATAATGAAGAGGAAAATGAACAGGTGAAGAATGAAGGAAACAAGAGTATAACTCCTTTCTGGATCGGCCTGCTGGAAGACAGTGTGGAATGGTCTGATGGAGGACAATCTGCTTACAGAAACTTTACAGGAGAACCGAGCggacattatatatttttaatcaagatGGGAATTGGAATAAAAGTGAAGGCGGCAATAATCGATATTCCTTATGCTACAGTAAGACAAGACTTTGCAAAATTCTGA